Part of the Pseudomonas abietaniphila genome is shown below.
AGGCGCCTGGTGAAGGCGCCTCTGGGCGAATGGTTGACTCGGATTCAGACGTGACGTGATCAGTGGCAGTTGCCCGCCAGGTGATAATGCTGTGCTTCAGCGGCGGCAGCGTTGTCGAATTCAACCCGATTCTTCTCTGACACCGCGTTGTAGGACGGGCAGTCCGGACGGTGGTAAACCATGGTTTTCTTGTTGCCACGAATCGCCAGCGTCAGGTTCTTCCCGCTGTCTTCGCGGGCGGCCGTGGGTTTCATCGGGTTAGGCCGTGTTGTTTCAGGTTTCGCAGAGGCGGTGGACGGGCTGCCTCCAGTGAAGTCGGCGCTGAGGAAAATCGGCGCATGATCGGACACGCTGTCGCGCCCCTGCGCGTGGGTCATCGCCAGGTATTTGGGGTAGTTGAACACCTGAACGCTGTTGACCTTGATCGCCGAATGCTTGCTGACGAAGATGTTGTCGTAAAGGTTGGAGAATTTTCCATCGGTGGTCGACAGTGTGCTCGCGCCAGTGAGCACCAGGGGCCTGGCGCTGGCATCCAGATTGTCCCAGGCAGGCGAAGTCGGTGGGGTATTGAAGTCGCCCATCAGCATGATCTGGTTGTTGCCGGGGTAAGTGTCTTTCAGCCACGCCCAGTAGCTTGACAGTGCAGTGATTTCCGAGGCACGGTCGGACTGGCTCTTTCCGTACAGAATATGCACCGTGGCGACCACAAATGTTGTGCCGTCCTTGAGCGATTTGAAGCGTGCAGAATACGGTTCGCGTTCGAACGTGTCGTTGCGGTCAAGGTAGGTGACGGCGCCATCTTCGTAGGCAACCACGTCGTCACGCCACACAAAACCGTACATCTCCTTGTAGGACGATCGGCCAACCGCGTGTGACGCCATCGAACTCCAGCGCTTGCCGGTCTGCTTGGTCAGCTCCTTGGCCAGGACTTGCAGTGCGTCCTCGTTCATCAACTCCTGAACGGCGAGAAAGTCGACTTTTTGCGCGACTTTGGCAATGCCTTGAAAATCCTTGTTTGGCCGCACACTCAGGTGCTCCAGGTTCCAGGTGCCGATATTCACGTCGGCCGAAGCGGTCTGCAGGAAAGAAAGGGTCAACAGCAACGAAACAAAAAATCTGAGCATTGTTTTCCAACTACGGGCTGGTTAAAGCGATGGCGAGCGGAGTGGCTCGCCGGAAGGGCTGTTTTGATCGGTTCGGGTTACAACGGGGTGCTGATCAATCTTCCTTGGGCACGGTCCAGAAGATCTGTACACCGCCGTCATCTCGGTAGGCGAGGGTGACGTTGTCGTTTTCGGCGATTTCTTCGAGCAACTGATTCCAGTCATCTTCCTGCTCGTCAGGCAGGCGAAAGATCAACGCGGCGCGGGATTTCTGCGCGGTGGGCGAATTGATGATCTTTTGGATGCGAATGCCCAGGCGTTCGTAGGCACCCGGAAGTTCAGCGACTGAAGCGGCTTGTTTAGACACGGAAGGTATCCCTTGTTATTGCTGTATGTACATACAGTATTTCACTGTGGGACGTTTCGCAAGATTGGAGTAGGCCCAATCGGCGCCGGCACGTCATCTCCCTGTTTTTTCCTACCCTTTTTGATTCGCGAACCAAAGCCGATCGAGTCGATCAGATCCTATGTAAGCAATTCAGTTCGTAATGGCCGAAAAATTAAGGAGTTTTCATGAATATCAAAGGGTTGGGATTGCCTGTCGCATGGGTGTGCTGCGCGCTGCTTGCCGGGTGTTCGACGTCAACTGTGGTGACGCTGCAGAACGGCACTCAATACGTCACCAAGGATGCGCCGAAGACCAAAAGCAAGGACGGTTTTTACGAGTTCGAGGACATCTCCGGAAAGGCCGTGAAGGTGCGTGCGGACGAGGTGGCAACGGTTAAAGAAGAAGACTGAATCACTGAGGCGCCTGATCGAATCGATCAGGCGCCTCTTTTTGGGGGCACGGGTTTAAATCAGTATTCCCAGAACATCCGTTGCAGCTCTTTGCTGTCGTTGGTTTTTGTCAATCCCACCATCGCCAGAATCCGGGCTTTCTGCGGATTCAAATCATGAGCGACCACCCAGTCGTATTTGTCATCCGGCTGCTCTGCGTTGCGCAGTACGAAACCGCCGGCGTTGACATGGGAGGAGCGAATGATCTGTACACCGTCCTTGCGCAGCGCCTGAAGCGAAGGCACCACTTTCGACGACACGGACCCGTTGCCTGTGCCGGCATGAATGATTGCCTTGGCGCCTGATTGAGCCAGTGCCTTGTA
Proteins encoded:
- a CDS encoding DUF1654 domain-containing protein, with amino-acid sequence MSKQAASVAELPGAYERLGIRIQKIINSPTAQKSRAALIFRLPDEQEDDWNQLLEEIAENDNVTLAYRDDGGVQIFWTVPKED
- a CDS encoding endonuclease/exonuclease/phosphatase family protein, which encodes MLRFFVSLLLTLSFLQTASADVNIGTWNLEHLSVRPNKDFQGIAKVAQKVDFLAVQELMNEDALQVLAKELTKQTGKRWSSMASHAVGRSSYKEMYGFVWRDDVVAYEDGAVTYLDRNDTFEREPYSARFKSLKDGTTFVVATVHILYGKSQSDRASEITALSSYWAWLKDTYPGNNQIMLMGDFNTPPTSPAWDNLDASARPLVLTGASTLSTTDGKFSNLYDNIFVSKHSAIKVNSVQVFNYPKYLAMTHAQGRDSVSDHAPIFLSADFTGGSPSTASAKPETTRPNPMKPTAAREDSGKNLTLAIRGNKKTMVYHRPDCPSYNAVSEKNRVEFDNAAAAEAQHYHLAGNCH
- a CDS encoding YgdI/YgdR family lipoprotein translates to MNIKGLGLPVAWVCCALLAGCSTSTVVTLQNGTQYVTKDAPKTKSKDGFYEFEDISGKAVKVRADEVATVKEED